In one window of Streptomyces roseofulvus DNA:
- a CDS encoding TerD family protein, whose protein sequence is MTTTATATLAKGGNAPLTGTHCRTTLTSAGTAIDVSAVLLGADGRVRSDDDLVFYNHPSQDGVTLSERTITVDLAAVPAGVDRVAIVASVDPEAPTARFDGGSTPHALVECGNDRFSFAPPPFERGETVAVLVELYRRAGGWKARAVGQGWDTGLAGLATDFGIEVGEDAASPPEPPAPVPVPPPASVPVPPPAFAPPPAPTGSVSFAPPPAPTGSVSFAPPPAPAGAVAFAPPAAPAVPLSKAPLGKVTLTKDGHATIDMRKDEPGLVVTATLEWNGGSEERQEAGADLDLYALYVPGPRVTPPGTRAKKSDDAVYYRGLGSVSGPPYIALDGDARAPGRETVTIHRPDQQGYVLVCAYSAVENGTGSFRSFGARAVVTDGRGSTVEVPLFHDCELSYWVAIALIDFTVPEGALIRHVEQYSEEHEEARPALYSDGTFKMGAGRTEFKTL, encoded by the coding sequence ATGACGACCACCGCCACCGCCACGCTCGCCAAGGGCGGCAACGCCCCGCTGACCGGCACCCACTGCCGCACCACGCTGACCTCGGCCGGGACCGCCATCGACGTCTCCGCCGTGCTGCTCGGCGCGGACGGCCGGGTGCGCAGCGACGACGACCTCGTCTTCTACAACCACCCGTCGCAGGACGGGGTGACGCTGTCGGAGCGGACGATCACCGTGGACCTGGCGGCGGTCCCGGCCGGTGTCGACCGCGTCGCGATCGTCGCCAGCGTCGACCCGGAGGCGCCGACGGCCCGCTTCGACGGGGGGTCGACCCCGCACGCGCTGGTGGAGTGCGGGAACGACCGGTTCTCCTTCGCGCCGCCGCCCTTCGAGCGCGGGGAGACGGTGGCCGTCCTGGTCGAGCTCTACCGGCGGGCGGGCGGCTGGAAGGCGCGGGCGGTGGGGCAGGGCTGGGACACCGGGCTCGCGGGCCTGGCCACGGACTTCGGCATCGAGGTGGGGGAGGACGCCGCGTCGCCGCCGGAGCCGCCGGCACCCGTGCCCGTACCCCCGCCGGCATCCGTGCCCGTACCCCCGCCGGCCTTCGCGCCGCCGCCGGCGCCGACCGGGTCGGTGTCCTTCGCGCCGCCGCCGGCGCCGACCGGGTCGGTCTCGTTCGCGCCTCCGCCTGCTCCCGCAGGCGCCGTGGCCTTCGCGCCACCGGCGGCTCCCGCCGTCCCCCTGAGCAAGGCTCCGCTGGGGAAGGTGACGCTGACCAAGGACGGGCACGCGACGATCGACATGCGCAAGGACGAGCCGGGACTCGTCGTGACCGCCACGCTCGAGTGGAACGGCGGGAGCGAGGAGCGCCAGGAGGCCGGCGCGGACCTCGACCTGTACGCCCTCTACGTCCCCGGGCCCCGCGTCACCCCGCCCGGCACGCGGGCGAAGAAGTCGGACGACGCCGTCTACTACCGGGGTCTCGGCTCGGTCTCCGGCCCGCCGTACATCGCCCTGGACGGCGATGCCCGCGCCCCGGGACGCGAGACCGTGACGATCCACCGTCCCGACCAGCAGGGGTACGTCCTCGTCTGCGCCTACAGCGCGGTGGAGAACGGCACCGGCTCCTTCCGGTCCTTCGGCGCGCGGGCGGTGGTCACCGACGGCCGGGGCTCGACCGTGGAGGTGCCGCTCTTCCACGACTGCGAGTTGTCCTACTGGGTCGCCATCGCCCTGATCGACTTCACCGTCCCGGAAGGCGCGCTGATCCGGCACGTCGAGCAGTACTCCGAGGAGCACGAGGAGGCCCGCCCGGCCCTCTACTCCGACGGCACCTTCAAGATGGGCGCCGGGAGGACCGAGTTCAAGACCCTGTGA
- the mutM gene encoding bifunctional DNA-formamidopyrimidine glycosylase/DNA-(apurinic or apyrimidinic site) lyase, translated as MPELPEVEVVRRGLERWVAGRTVAGVEVLHPRAVRRHPAGGADFAARLTGQRFAPARRRGKYLWVPLAGTGTSVLGHLGMSGQLLVQPETAPDEKHLRIRIRFDDAAGTELRFVDQRTFGGLSLHDTAPDSADGLPDVIGHIARDPLDPAFDDAAFQAALRLRRTTIKRALLDQSLISGVGNIYADEALWRARLHYDRPTATLTRPRSAELLGHVRDVMNAALAAGGTSFDSLYVNVNGESGYFDRSLDAYGREDEPCRRCGTPMRRRAWMNRSSYFCPRCQRPPRVSP; from the coding sequence GTGCCCGAGCTGCCCGAGGTCGAGGTCGTCCGGCGCGGACTGGAGCGCTGGGTCGCCGGCCGGACCGTGGCCGGCGTCGAGGTGCTGCACCCCCGGGCCGTACGGCGCCATCCGGCCGGCGGCGCCGACTTCGCCGCCCGGCTCACCGGACAGCGCTTCGCACCGGCCCGGCGCCGGGGCAAGTACCTGTGGGTGCCGCTCGCCGGCACCGGCACCTCCGTCCTCGGCCACCTCGGGATGAGCGGCCAGCTGCTGGTGCAGCCGGAGACCGCCCCGGACGAGAAGCACCTGCGCATCCGGATCCGTTTCGACGATGCCGCCGGCACGGAGCTCCGCTTCGTCGACCAGCGCACCTTCGGCGGACTCTCGCTGCACGACACGGCCCCCGACAGCGCCGACGGGCTGCCCGACGTCATCGGGCACATCGCCCGCGACCCGCTGGACCCCGCCTTCGACGACGCCGCCTTCCAGGCCGCGCTCCGGCTGCGCCGCACCACGATCAAGCGGGCGCTCCTCGACCAGTCGCTGATCAGCGGCGTCGGCAACATCTACGCCGACGAGGCGCTGTGGCGGGCGAGGCTGCACTACGACCGGCCGACCGCCACCCTCACCCGCCCGCGCTCGGCCGAACTCCTCGGCCACGTCCGCGACGTGATGAACGCGGCGCTGGCCGCCGGCGGCACCAGCTTCGACAGCCTCTACGTGAACGTCAACGGCGAGTCCGGCTACTTCGACCGCTCGCTCGACGCGTACGGGCGGGAGGACGAGCCCTGCCGCCGCTGCGGCACGCCGATGCGCCGCCGCGCCTGGATGAACCGCTCCAGCTACTTCTGCCCGCGCTGCCAGCGCCCGCCCCGCGTCAGTCCGTGA
- a CDS encoding helix-turn-helix domain-containing protein has protein sequence MTDDLAFDVFARGCASRVTLEHITGRWGGLTLGALYEGSFRFNELRRRVDGVSEKMLAQTLHALERDGLVHREAQPVNPPRVDYRLTPLGRDVAERLVGLISLVESRMPEVVAAREAYDSGRAAVTD, from the coding sequence ATGACCGACGATCTCGCCTTCGACGTGTTCGCGCGGGGCTGTGCCTCGCGGGTGACGCTGGAGCACATCACGGGCCGGTGGGGCGGCCTCACCCTCGGCGCCCTGTACGAGGGGTCCTTCCGCTTCAACGAACTGCGGCGGCGGGTCGACGGCGTCAGCGAGAAGATGCTGGCCCAGACGCTGCACGCGCTGGAGCGGGACGGCCTGGTGCACCGGGAGGCGCAGCCGGTCAACCCGCCCCGGGTCGACTACCGGCTCACCCCGCTCGGGCGCGATGTCGCCGAGCGGCTCGTCGGGCTGATCAGCCTGGTCGAGAGCCGGATGCCGGAGGTCGTCGCGGCCCGCGAGGCGTACGACTCCGGGCGCGCCGCCGTCACGGACTGA